In one Fundidesulfovibrio magnetotacticus genomic region, the following are encoded:
- a CDS encoding sensor histidine kinase, which translates to MREEDQRPDPDALLAIVRREEEGKRRGQLRIFLGMAPGVGKTYAMLEAARAKMAEGLDLLAGIVETHGREETEALLYEMPALPRKRIDYRGHLLEEFDLDEALARRPALILVDELAHTNVPGSRHPKRWQDVEELLENGLNVWSTLNVQHLESLNDIVAQITGVRVRETVPDAVLERAESVILVDLPPEDLRQRLNEGKVYLPRQAEWAGENFFRSGNLSALRELALRSTANRVNTEVLIYRQGHSIQTTWPTAERILVCVGPSPTSATLVRATKRLADGLHAPWHALYIQHQPGGEQTSRALANLNLARELGAQTHVLAGGDVARLIVGFARQHNVTRIVVGKPLHRRFTDLLRGSPVDQLVRLSEEIDVHVIKGQDTGTPRAARPEALPTPRWKDYAAAVSVVGLSTAACFAMFPYFELANLIMVYLVGVMAVAFWLPRRASALASGLSVLAFDICFVPPRFSLAVTDVAYLVTFLVMFLVGLVISGMASRIKAQADSAGQLERQASELSGLSRHLAANRGAANLVQVARNHIAAVFGCKAFVLLPGASGKLETAFMSSDEELLSSKDHGVAQWVLDNEKPAGQSTQTLADSDILFLPLPGADEVLGVIGLKPLDEDARDSLLLPDRRRLLDAFVHQTAMALDVDRLEEKAKVTLMEAEREKLRSALLSTVTHDFKTPLAAISGSAESLMALGESASPEVRRALEENIAAEASRLERLADNLLRIAALESGAVVPELKPVPLEEVIGSSLARLESILAGHPVRVDVPPDMPPIPMDEVLLEQVFLNLLENAAKYTPPGTTIAILADTRRGEAVIEVRDTGPGLPPGDHDRLFERYQRDDRRGGGRGDGRDAEGYGLGLAICKAVIRAHGGSITARDNAPSGARFTMTLPLHDQS; encoded by the coding sequence ATGCGAGAAGAGGATCAACGTCCGGACCCCGACGCCCTGCTGGCCATAGTCAGGCGCGAAGAGGAAGGCAAACGCAGGGGCCAGTTGAGGATATTTCTCGGCATGGCCCCCGGCGTGGGCAAAACCTACGCCATGCTGGAGGCCGCGCGCGCCAAGATGGCCGAGGGACTGGACCTTCTGGCGGGCATCGTCGAGACCCACGGACGCGAGGAGACCGAAGCCCTCCTGTACGAGATGCCCGCCCTGCCACGCAAACGGATCGACTACAGGGGGCACCTGCTGGAAGAGTTCGACCTGGACGAGGCCCTGGCCCGGCGTCCCGCCCTCATCCTAGTGGACGAGCTGGCCCACACGAACGTCCCCGGCTCGCGCCATCCCAAGCGCTGGCAGGACGTGGAGGAGCTTTTGGAAAACGGGCTGAACGTCTGGAGCACCCTGAACGTACAGCACCTGGAGAGCTTGAACGACATCGTGGCCCAGATAACCGGGGTGCGCGTGCGCGAGACTGTGCCCGACGCGGTGCTTGAGCGCGCAGAATCGGTCATCCTGGTGGACCTGCCCCCCGAGGACCTGCGCCAGCGCCTGAACGAGGGAAAGGTCTACCTGCCCAGGCAGGCCGAGTGGGCCGGGGAGAACTTCTTCCGCTCCGGCAACTTGAGCGCCCTTCGCGAGCTGGCGCTGCGCTCCACGGCCAACCGCGTGAACACCGAGGTGCTGATCTACCGCCAGGGGCACTCCATCCAGACCACCTGGCCCACGGCAGAGCGCATCCTGGTGTGTGTGGGGCCGTCTCCCACCTCGGCCACCCTGGTGCGCGCCACAAAGCGGTTGGCTGACGGCCTGCACGCGCCCTGGCACGCCCTGTACATCCAGCACCAGCCCGGCGGAGAGCAGACCAGCAGGGCGCTTGCCAACCTGAACCTGGCTCGTGAGCTGGGCGCGCAGACCCACGTGCTGGCTGGCGGGGACGTGGCGCGGCTCATCGTCGGCTTCGCCAGACAGCACAACGTCACCCGTATCGTGGTGGGCAAGCCCTTGCATCGGCGCTTCACCGACCTGCTGCGGGGCAGCCCCGTGGATCAGCTGGTGCGCCTCTCCGAGGAGATCGACGTCCACGTCATCAAAGGGCAGGACACCGGCACTCCGCGTGCGGCCAGGCCTGAAGCGCTCCCCACCCCCCGGTGGAAGGACTACGCGGCAGCCGTGTCGGTGGTGGGGCTTTCCACGGCGGCCTGCTTCGCCATGTTCCCGTATTTCGAGCTGGCCAACCTGATTATGGTCTATCTGGTGGGGGTCATGGCCGTGGCCTTCTGGCTGCCCCGTAGAGCCTCCGCCCTGGCTTCGGGACTTAGCGTGCTGGCCTTCGATATCTGCTTCGTGCCGCCGCGTTTCAGCCTCGCGGTGACGGACGTAGCCTATCTGGTCACGTTTCTGGTCATGTTCCTGGTGGGCCTGGTCATCAGCGGCATGGCCTCGCGCATCAAGGCCCAGGCGGACAGCGCGGGCCAGCTGGAGCGGCAGGCCTCCGAGTTGAGCGGTCTCTCCAGGCACCTGGCCGCCAACCGGGGTGCCGCCAATCTGGTTCAGGTGGCCAGAAACCACATCGCCGCCGTGTTCGGCTGCAAGGCCTTCGTGCTGCTACCCGGAGCATCCGGCAAGTTGGAGACGGCCTTCATGTCCAGCGACGAGGAACTGCTCTCCAGCAAGGACCACGGCGTGGCCCAGTGGGTTTTAGACAACGAGAAGCCTGCCGGGCAGTCCACCCAGACCCTGGCGGATTCCGACATCCTCTTCCTGCCGCTGCCTGGAGCAGACGAGGTTCTAGGGGTGATCGGGCTCAAACCGCTCGACGAGGATGCGCGTGATTCCCTGCTGCTGCCGGACAGGAGGCGTCTGCTGGACGCCTTTGTGCACCAGACCGCCATGGCCCTGGACGTGGACCGCCTGGAGGAAAAGGCCAAGGTCACCCTCATGGAGGCCGAGCGCGAGAAGCTTCGCTCGGCCCTGCTTTCAACGGTGACGCACGACTTCAAGACCCCCCTGGCGGCCATCTCCGGCAGCGCCGAGAGCCTCATGGCCCTGGGGGAATCGGCCAGCCCGGAAGTTCGCCGCGCCCTGGAAGAGAACATCGCCGCCGAGGCCTCGCGCCTGGAGCGGTTGGCGGACAACCTGCTGCGCATCGCGGCGCTGGAGTCCGGGGCAGTGGTGCCGGAACTCAAGCCTGTGCCGCTGGAGGAGGTCATCGGCAGTTCGCTCGCGCGGCTGGAGTCCATCCTGGCCGGACACCCCGTGCGGGTGGACGTGCCACCGGACATGCCGCCCATCCCCATGGACGAGGTGCTCTTGGAGCAGGTGTTCCTGAATCTTCTGGAGAATGCCGCCAAGTACACCCCGCCGGGAACCACCATCGCCATCCTGGCCGACACGCGCCGGGGCGAAGCCGTGATCGAAGTGCGCGACACCGGGCCGGGGCTGCCCCCGGGCGATCACGACAGGCTGTTCGAGCGCTATCAGCGTGACGACCGGCGAGGGGGGGGGCGCGGCGATGGCCGGGACGCCGAAGGCTACGGCCTGGGGTTGGCCATCTGCAAGGCCGTGATCAGGGCACACGGCGGAAGCATCACGGCGCGGGACAACGCCCCCAGCGGGGCACGCTTCACCATGACCCTCCCGCTTCATGACCAGTCATGA
- a CDS encoding response regulator, which produces MTSNKTATILVVDDETAILRFLKPFLQAEGYAVIEARTGREALAMASSHEPGVILLDLGLPDMDGEEIIQALPPWSRARVIVVSARGREQDKVSALDLGASDYLTKPFSLAELAARIRALLRRGATADAPPSGSYRFGDLSIDIEAHVVRLGGEEVHLTPTEFKMLAFLARHAGKVVTHGQLLKEVWGKHSQGQEHYVRIHVHKLRQKIEPDPARPRHLHTETGVGYRFKE; this is translated from the coding sequence ATGACAAGTAACAAGACCGCCACCATCCTGGTCGTGGACGACGAAACGGCCATCCTGCGATTCCTGAAGCCCTTCCTTCAGGCCGAAGGCTACGCCGTGATCGAGGCCCGCACCGGACGCGAGGCTCTTGCCATGGCGTCATCCCACGAGCCGGGGGTCATCCTGCTTGATCTCGGGTTGCCTGACATGGACGGGGAGGAGATCATACAGGCGCTACCGCCCTGGAGCCGGGCGCGGGTGATCGTGGTGTCCGCGCGCGGTCGGGAGCAGGACAAGGTGTCAGCCCTGGACCTGGGCGCGAGCGACTACCTCACCAAGCCCTTCAGCCTGGCGGAGCTGGCTGCCAGGATTCGGGCGCTGCTGCGACGCGGGGCAACGGCGGACGCCCCGCCCTCGGGCAGCTACCGATTCGGCGACCTGTCCATCGACATTGAGGCGCACGTGGTCCGTCTGGGCGGCGAAGAGGTCCACCTGACCCCCACGGAGTTCAAGATGCTGGCCTTCCTGGCGCGCCACGCGGGCAAGGTGGTCACCCACGGGCAGCTCCTCAAGGAGGTCTGGGGCAAGCACAGCCAGGGGCAGGAACACTACGTGCGCATCCACGTCCACAAGCTGCGCCAGAAGATCGAGCCCGATCCGGCCCGCCCCAGGCACCTGCACACGGAGACGGGGGTGGGGTACAGGTTCAAGGAGTAG
- a CDS encoding chemotaxis protein CheB: protein MSETTSTTPLKGSYSPVARGDIKRPQRRKTSGPSVIVGIGASAGGLDALEKFLRHVPKESGIAFVVVQHLDPTKPGTLPELLQRFTEMKVVQIKDRMRVKPDQVHVIPPDADLSILNGILHLMKPSAPRGLRLPIDHFLRSLADDRKEQCVGVVLSGMGSDGLAGMRAIKESGGFTLAQEPAEAKYDSMPKSVIDAGLADIVAPASELPERIIGVAVSRPLRAGGSLQIPDKGGCWLGKILVTLRARTKQDFSAYKKSTMYRRIERRMNIHKIDRIETYARMLQENPQETALLFKELLIGVTSFFRDPEAWEHLRTRTLPELLSGLPDGGALRAWVPGCSTGEEAYSLAITFKEAVEALNSSALYSLQIFATDLDPDAIEAARQGTYTANIEGDVPGELLARYFTAENGSYRVVKSIREMVVFATQNVIGDPPFTRIDLLTCRNLLIYLEQEQQSKLLALFAYSLNEGGVLFLGSAESIGGASDHFYPLDGKFRIFRRADRSGKMFAVMTLPHFQPLPPALPAPEASISSSPSKNLQDMADQFLLSRFTPAAVLVNEAGEILYINGRTGNYLEPAAGKVNWNVLAMAREGLRNELTIAFQTVRKHGSITLRNLKVEAGGKVRAVDVSIQAIEEPQSLRGMVMLTFSEQNTPPRKCSTRGKKGVAALERQEHLEHELEQMRFVLRTTVEEMQASQEELKSANEELQSTNEELQSTNEELTTSREEMQSLNEELQTLNAELQDKVDELSMTNDDMENLLNSTEIATIFLDEKFRIRRFTPQATAIVKLIPGDVGRPLADLVSDLPYPALFDEAAEVLRTLVYVEREISVRDGRWFMMRINPYRTRDNRIDGVVLTFHDISQAKRLEARLRETSAKFEELAGIGTGVVVPANETKGRL, encoded by the coding sequence ATGAGCGAAACAACCTCCACCACTCCACTCAAGGGATCTTATAGCCCCGTTGCGCGCGGTGACATTAAGCGCCCCCAGCGCCGCAAGACTTCCGGGCCAAGCGTTATCGTTGGCATCGGAGCTTCAGCCGGGGGCCTGGACGCTTTGGAGAAATTCTTGCGCCATGTGCCAAAGGAATCCGGTATCGCGTTCGTGGTCGTTCAACACCTGGACCCAACGAAACCTGGGACTCTGCCAGAGCTTCTCCAGCGTTTCACCGAAATGAAGGTGGTCCAGATCAAGGACCGCATGCGCGTCAAGCCCGACCAGGTCCATGTGATCCCCCCCGATGCCGATTTGTCCATCCTAAATGGGATCTTACACCTGATGAAGCCCTCGGCCCCGCGCGGCCTTAGGCTCCCCATCGACCATTTCCTGCGCTCCCTGGCCGATGACCGCAAGGAACAATGCGTTGGCGTGGTACTCTCCGGCATGGGGTCGGACGGTTTGGCGGGCATGCGCGCCATCAAGGAAAGCGGTGGTTTCACCCTTGCCCAGGAACCGGCCGAGGCGAAGTATGACAGCATGCCCAAGAGTGTGATCGACGCTGGGTTGGCGGACATCGTGGCCCCGGCCTCAGAGCTTCCCGAAAGAATCATCGGCGTTGCAGTTTCACGCCCGCTGCGCGCTGGCGGGTCTTTGCAAATCCCGGACAAGGGGGGCTGCTGGCTGGGCAAAATCCTAGTCACCTTGCGCGCGCGAACCAAGCAAGATTTCTCTGCCTACAAGAAGAGCACAATGTATCGCCGTATCGAGCGGCGTATGAATATTCATAAGATCGACCGGATCGAGACCTATGCCCGCATGCTGCAAGAGAATCCCCAGGAGACGGCTCTGCTCTTCAAGGAACTGTTGATCGGCGTGACCAGCTTTTTCCGCGACCCGGAGGCTTGGGAGCACCTGCGGACACGAACCCTGCCGGAACTCTTGAGCGGGCTGCCGGACGGAGGGGCGCTTCGGGCCTGGGTTCCGGGCTGCTCCACGGGCGAGGAGGCATATTCCCTGGCCATCACATTCAAGGAGGCGGTCGAGGCCTTAAACTCCAGCGCTCTCTATTCGTTGCAAATTTTCGCCACGGACCTGGACCCGGACGCCATTGAAGCCGCCCGGCAAGGGACATATACGGCAAACATCGAGGGCGACGTTCCGGGCGAGCTTCTGGCCCGTTACTTCACCGCTGAAAACGGCAGCTATCGCGTGGTCAAGTCCATACGCGAGATGGTTGTCTTCGCTACGCAAAACGTCATCGGCGATCCCCCATTCACCAGAATTGACCTCCTGACTTGCCGCAACCTGCTCATCTACCTGGAGCAGGAGCAGCAGAGCAAGCTTCTGGCTCTGTTCGCCTACAGCCTCAACGAAGGGGGAGTCCTATTCCTGGGCAGCGCGGAGTCCATTGGCGGCGCGAGTGACCATTTTTATCCCTTGGACGGAAAATTTCGCATCTTCCGCCGCGCAGATCGGTCAGGCAAAATGTTCGCGGTGATGACGCTGCCCCACTTCCAGCCGTTGCCACCTGCCCTGCCCGCGCCGGAGGCGTCCATCTCCTCTTCGCCGTCGAAGAACTTGCAGGACATGGCCGATCAGTTCCTGTTGAGCCGCTTCACTCCTGCAGCCGTACTGGTCAACGAGGCCGGGGAAATACTGTACATCAACGGCCGCACCGGAAACTACTTGGAACCGGCGGCCGGCAAGGTCAACTGGAACGTCCTGGCCATGGCCAGGGAAGGCTTGCGCAACGAACTGACCATAGCCTTCCAGACGGTGCGAAAGCACGGGTCGATCACACTACGCAACCTCAAAGTGGAGGCAGGTGGAAAGGTTCGAGCGGTTGACGTTTCGATCCAGGCCATTGAAGAGCCCCAATCCCTGCGCGGAATGGTTATGCTGACCTTCTCCGAACAGAACACTCCGCCAAGAAAATGTTCAACGCGAGGCAAGAAGGGGGTTGCCGCACTGGAACGACAGGAGCATCTGGAGCATGAACTAGAACAAATGCGATTTGTATTGCGGACAACTGTTGAAGAGATGCAGGCTTCTCAGGAAGAGCTCAAATCTGCAAACGAAGAGCTGCAGTCAACGAATGAGGAACTGCAGTCAACGAACGAAGAGCTGACCACGTCTCGTGAAGAGATGCAGTCATTGAACGAGGAATTGCAAACTCTGAACGCAGAGCTTCAAGACAAGGTAGACGAGTTGTCCATGACCAACGACGACATGGAAAACTTGCTCAACAGCACAGAAATCGCCACAATCTTTCTGGATGAGAAATTCCGCATCCGCCGATTCACTCCGCAGGCCACCGCCATCGTCAAACTCATCCCTGGAGACGTCGGCCGTCCTCTAGCAGACTTGGTCTCCGACCTGCCCTATCCCGCACTTTTCGACGAGGCCGCCGAAGTTCTGCGCACCCTGGTGTACGTTGAGCGGGAGATTTCTGTCCGCGACGGACGCTGGTTCATGATGCGCATCAACCCCTACCGGACTCGCGACAACCGAATCGACGGCGTCGTGCTCACCTTCCACGACATCTCACAAGCCAAACGCCTGGAAGCCAGGCTGCGTGAAACGAGCGCCAAGTTTGAAGAACTTGCCGGGATTGGGACGGGCGTGGTTGTTCCAGCCAATGAAACAAAAGGACGGCTCTAA
- a CDS encoding PAS domain-containing sensor histidine kinase translates to MHNSDNKADPTEKLRSRAEARLKASGWTIADAQILHDARTLVHELQVHQIELEIQNQELRLAQEDTETALRQYTDLYEYAPVGYATLDHSGLILRANLACSSLLDTPREELVGRDFNAFVPKSLRADFAGFLDMLCFGETSGGLSGKAEMTLRLRRGRRLDDSVTTLLQGIPEAGGKSCRIALTDLTERKKLEDDLIRARDQAEAATRAKSEFLACMSHEIRTPLQGILGTLQLLGFSPLSQAQAQHVTLAIKSSNRLTRLLTDILDLAQLEAGKLALMAAEFSLEDVRSSILEIFSLRVAGKGIRFSFEIDPQLPPTLIGDDVRLQQILLNLTGNALKFTDQGFVRVEARLGATITNRMVEVEFTVNDSGCGIPQGKLARIFDPFEQALDPSEKCRGGVGLGLAIVKRLTDLMGGTVEAQSVLGQGTTVRFTAPFILPE, encoded by the coding sequence ATGCACAATTCGGACAATAAGGCGGATCCCACTGAGAAGCTTCGCAGCAGGGCCGAAGCACGACTGAAAGCCTCCGGGTGGACGATCGCTGACGCTCAGATTCTGCACGACGCACGGACACTCGTCCATGAATTGCAAGTCCACCAGATCGAGCTGGAAATACAAAACCAGGAACTTAGGCTGGCCCAAGAAGACACCGAGACAGCCTTGCGCCAGTATACCGATCTCTACGAGTATGCGCCTGTCGGTTACGCCACGCTTGATCACAGCGGCCTCATCCTGCGGGCCAATCTCGCATGTTCCTCGCTCTTGGACACTCCCCGCGAAGAACTGGTTGGCCGGGACTTTAATGCCTTTGTGCCAAAATCGCTACGGGCTGACTTCGCCGGGTTCCTCGACATGCTCTGCTTCGGCGAGACATCCGGCGGGCTGTCCGGTAAGGCAGAGATGACCTTGCGGTTACGCAGAGGGAGGCGCTTAGACGATTCGGTTACCACCCTGCTGCAGGGGATTCCCGAGGCAGGCGGGAAGTCTTGCCGGATCGCCCTGACCGACCTTACGGAGCGTAAAAAGCTTGAAGACGACTTGATCCGGGCCAGGGATCAGGCCGAAGCGGCGACTCGGGCGAAATCAGAATTCCTGGCTTGCATGAGCCACGAAATCCGTACGCCGCTCCAGGGTATACTGGGTACGTTGCAACTGTTGGGTTTCTCCCCTCTAAGCCAAGCGCAGGCCCAGCATGTTACCTTGGCCATCAAGTCCTCCAATCGGCTTACCCGGCTGCTGACCGACATTCTCGATCTAGCCCAGTTGGAAGCGGGAAAGCTCGCCCTCATGGCCGCCGAGTTTTCCCTGGAGGACGTGCGTTCCTCCATCCTGGAGATTTTCTCCTTGCGGGTAGCCGGGAAGGGCATCCGGTTCAGTTTCGAGATCGATCCCCAACTGCCGCCGACGCTTATTGGCGACGACGTCCGTCTCCAGCAGATCCTGCTCAACCTGACCGGCAACGCGCTGAAGTTCACGGACCAAGGGTTTGTCCGCGTGGAGGCTAGACTCGGGGCAACCATTACGAACCGCATGGTGGAGGTCGAGTTCACCGTGAACGATTCCGGCTGCGGCATCCCCCAGGGGAAGCTGGCCCGGATTTTCGACCCCTTCGAGCAGGCCTTAGACCCATCAGAGAAATGCCGAGGCGG